A region from the Desulfuromonas acetexigens genome encodes:
- a CDS encoding tetratricopeptide repeat protein: MAKNNPTFRTLLPLLIFLSLAFALYAQTFGHAWTYDDFPVIVENADVRSWAGFWENVYPGRPLRELSFLLDHALFGMNPTGWRVQQIFWHGLNAWLLFLVARRLRVGRFVAWAGALLFLVHPLNVEVVANLSHRKDSLALAFCLLAFLAFSRACAARKRRAGWVVLAALAWGTALLAKENAVVLPVLLLVYQRCFVPSRRRILPEGRGLWPVAGFAAIAWGFGWYLFEGGRARHLAGMQQLLQAKANYFGEVSWDLYYRMVLKSWTFMAGKVLWPVDLALEYTYPLPMDWFDPWVLTALFGLAVFAAGLWLTARRAPRVFFLLAWAGLFWLPVSNLWPLAYFAADRYCYAPLAGLCLLAALALGRLPLPLRVVLIVPVVLLLAQLSWRQIPVWRSPQTLWTQAHRVSATSAFALNNLGNVHLLKGELLKARDYYTEALAVNPLNTTALYNLGLIYERVGMKEQALKHYRLFLELDDPKFRAQAEALRARLQGAYGVDF, encoded by the coding sequence ATGGCGAAAAATAACCCAACCTTTCGAACCCTCCTCCCCCTGCTCATCTTCCTCTCCCTCGCTTTCGCCCTCTATGCCCAGACTTTTGGCCATGCCTGGACTTATGACGACTTTCCGGTGATTGTCGAGAATGCCGATGTGCGTTCCTGGGCGGGGTTTTGGGAAAACGTGTATCCCGGGCGGCCGCTGCGGGAGTTGAGCTTTCTGCTCGATCATGCCCTCTTCGGGATGAATCCGACGGGCTGGCGGGTGCAGCAGATTTTCTGGCATGGGCTCAATGCCTGGCTGCTTTTCCTCGTGGCGCGGCGCCTTCGTGTCGGGCGTTTCGTGGCCTGGGCCGGGGCGCTGCTGTTTCTGGTTCATCCCCTGAACGTCGAGGTCGTGGCCAATCTTTCCCACCGCAAGGACAGCCTGGCCCTGGCCTTCTGCCTGCTGGCGTTTCTTGCCTTCAGCCGCGCCTGCGCCGCTCGGAAGAGGCGGGCAGGGTGGGTGGTGCTTGCCGCTTTGGCCTGGGGGACGGCGCTCTTGGCTAAGGAGAATGCCGTGGTGCTGCCGGTGCTGCTTCTGGTTTATCAGCGCTGCTTCGTCCCGTCGCGGCGGCGGATCTTGCCGGAAGGACGCGGGCTTTGGCCGGTGGCGGGTTTCGCCGCGATTGCTTGGGGTTTCGGCTGGTATCTTTTCGAGGGCGGGAGGGCCCGGCATCTGGCGGGGATGCAGCAGCTGCTGCAAGCCAAGGCCAACTATTTCGGCGAGGTCTCCTGGGATCTCTATTACCGGATGGTTCTCAAATCTTGGACCTTCATGGCGGGCAAGGTGCTCTGGCCCGTCGATCTGGCGCTGGAGTACACCTATCCGCTGCCCATGGATTGGTTCGATCCCTGGGTACTCACGGCGCTCTTCGGTCTCGCCGTCTTTGCCGCCGGGTTGTGGCTGACAGCGCGGCGGGCGCCCCGAGTCTTTTTTCTTCTTGCCTGGGCTGGGCTTTTCTGGCTGCCGGTCTCCAACCTCTGGCCGCTGGCGTATTTTGCCGCCGACCGTTATTGCTATGCGCCCCTGGCCGGACTCTGCCTGCTGGCGGCCCTGGCTCTCGGGCGCCTGCCGCTGCCCCTGCGCGTGGTTCTGATAGTCCCCGTCGTTCTTCTGCTCGCGCAGCTTTCCTGGCGGCAGATCCCGGTCTGGAGAAGTCCCCAAACCCTCTGGACCCAGGCGCACCGGGTCAGCGCCACCTCGGCCTTCGCCTTGAACAATCTCGGCAACGTCCATCTGCTCAAGGGGGAGCTCCTCAAGGCGCGGGACTATTACACCGAGGCCCTCGCGGTCAACCCGCTCAATACCACCGCCCTCTATAATCTGGGGCTGATTTACGAGCGGGTCGGAATGAAGGAACAGGCGTTGAAGCACTACCGGCTCTTTCTGGAGTTGGACGATCCCAAGTTTCGCGCGCAGGCCGAGGCACTGCGGGCGCGTTTGCAAGGGGCATACGGGGTCGATTTCTGA